Sequence from the Actinomycetota bacterium genome:
CTTGAGCCGGGCGACCATCGCCCGCCCGTACTCGTAGGCGTTGTCGCGGTGCACGATGGAGCTGAACGCGTCCACCGGCTCGCCGTTGAGGAGGACATCGACCTTCACGAGGTCGGCCGCGGCGTAGTCGCCGCGCTCGTAGTCCAGCGAGGCGTAGCCACGCGTCTTGCTCTTCAGCTGGTCGAAGAAGTCGGTGATGATCTCGGCCAGCGGGAGGTGGTAGCGCAGCTCGACCCGCTCCTCGGTCAGGTAGTCCATCGCGAGCATCTCGCCCCGACGAGCCTCACACAGCTGCATGACCGCCCCCACGTACTCCGACGGCGTGAGGATCATCGCGCGGACCGTCGGCTCCAGGATCTCAGCGATGCGGTTGGGCTCGGGGAGATCCTGGGGGTTGCTGACCTCGAGCTCGCCGATGTCGTCCTCGCCGGGCTCCTCGAGCACGACGCGGTAGCGGACCGACGGGGCGGTCGTGACGAGGGGGATGTCGAACTCGCGGTCGAGCCGCTCCTGGATGATCTCGAGGTGCAGCAGGCCGAGGAACCCACACCGGAACCCGAAACCCAGCGCCACCGACGTCTCCGGCTCGAACGTGAACGACGAATCGTTGAGCTGCAGCTTCTCGAGCGCGTCACGCAGGATCGGGAAGTCGTCGGAGTCGATCGGGTACAGGCCGCTGTAGACCATCGGGAGCGGCTCGCGGTAGCCGGGCAGTGCGACGCTCGCGCGCTGCGTCTTGGCGGCGAGCGTGATCGTGTCACCGACCTTGGCCTGCGCCACCTCCTTGATCGACGCCGCCAGGTAGCCCACCTCACCAGGGCCGAGCTCGTCGACCATCACGGGCTCGGGCGACAGGACGCGGAGCTCGTCCACCTCCGACTCGAACCCCGTCGCCATCAGGCGGATACGGGCGCCCCGCCGGAGCCGGCCGTTCTTGACCCGGAAGTACACGAGCACCCCGAGGTAGGGGTCGTACACCGAGTCGAAGACGAGGGCCTGGAGCGGGGCGTCGCCATCCCCTTCCGGGGACGGCACGACGGCGACGACGCGGTCCAGCACGTCACGCACACCTTCGCCGGTCTTGGCCGAGATGCGCAGCACGTCGTCGACCTCGCCTCCGAGGATCCCGACGATCTCCTTGGCGACCTCGTCGGGGCGGGCGGCGGGCAGGTCGAGCTTGTTCAGGACGGGGATGATCTCGAGACCCGCGTCGACCGCGAGGTAGAGGTTCGCGATCGTCTGCGCCTCCATGCCCTGCGCAGCATCGACCAGGAGGACCGCGCCCTCGCAGGCGTTGAGAGCCCGGGACACCTCGTAGCTGAAATCGACGTGACCGGGCGTGTCGATCAGGTTGAGCAGGTACTCGGTACCGCCGTAGCGGTAGGGCATGCGGACGGTCTGCGCCTTGATGGTGATGCCGCGCTCGCGCTCGATGTCCATGCGGTCGAGGTACTGGTCGCGCATCTTGCGCGGGTCGACCAGATCGGTTACCTGCAGCATGCGGTCGGCCAGCGTCGACTTGCCGTGGTCGATGTGGGCCACGATGCAGAAGTCGCGGATGCGTTCGAGCGGGTACGTCACGGCTGCGGGGACCCTCGCGCGGAAGGGAGCGTGGCCGACGAGCGTACCGGCGTGCATCCGCTCCCCGCCCCGGAGGTGGCGCGCCGGGGTGCTTGCGGTACCCTTCGCAGCCGCATCTCCCACTTCTCCTCAGTTCCGCGAAAGTTCCACCGTGGCCAACATCAAGTCGCAGATGAAGCGCAACCGCCAGAACATCACGCGCCAGGAGCGCAACAAGGCGGTGCGCTCGAAGGTCAAGACCTACGTGCGTCGCTTCAACGCAGCGGTCGACGACGGCGACCGCGAGGCGGCCGAGTCCGCCTACCGCGAGGCCGCCAAGGAGCTCGACAAGGCCGCGACCAAGGGCGTGATCCACAAGAACAACGCCGCCCACAAGAAGTCCAAGCTCGCCAAGCGCCTCGCCAAGATCGGCGCCTGAGCCGAGGTTGAAGAGTTGGGTACGTCCAGACGTACCCAACGCTTCAGGCTCGCGGCGGGCGGGGCGTGGATGGGGGGGCGCGGGCGGGGTCAGCGGCGGCGGACGGGTTGGACCTGGTCGACGTCGAAGTCCTCGATGGTGCGGGTGAGGTCCACGGTCAGCTGCGACCACGGCTCGGGCGGGGCGGGTGGCGTGGCGGCGGG
This genomic interval carries:
- the lepA gene encoding translation elongation factor 4, producing MHAGTLVGHAPFRARVPAAVTYPLERIRDFCIVAHIDHGKSTLADRMLQVTDLVDPRKMRDQYLDRMDIERERGITIKAQTVRMPYRYGGTEYLLNLIDTPGHVDFSYEVSRALNACEGAVLLVDAAQGMEAQTIANLYLAVDAGLEIIPVLNKLDLPAARPDEVAKEIVGILGGEVDDVLRISAKTGEGVRDVLDRVVAVVPSPEGDGDAPLQALVFDSVYDPYLGVLVYFRVKNGRLRRGARIRLMATGFESEVDELRVLSPEPVMVDELGPGEVGYLAASIKEVAQAKVGDTITLAAKTQRASVALPGYREPLPMVYSGLYPIDSDDFPILRDALEKLQLNDSSFTFEPETSVALGFGFRCGFLGLLHLEIIQERLDREFDIPLVTTAPSVRYRVVLEEPGEDDIGELEVSNPQDLPEPNRIAEILEPTVRAMILTPSEYVGAVMQLCEARRGEMLAMDYLTEERVELRYHLPLAEIITDFFDQLKSKTRGYASLDYERGDYAAADLVKVDVLLNGEPVDAFSSIVHRDNAYEYGRAMVARLKELIPRQLFDIPVQAAIGARIIARETIKAKRKDVLAKCYGGDVSRKRKLLEKQKEGKKKMKALGSVQVPQEAFISALKVGSGGRETPS
- the rpsT gene encoding 30S ribosomal protein S20 — protein: MANIKSQMKRNRQNITRQERNKAVRSKVKTYVRRFNAAVDDGDREAAESAYREAAKELDKAATKGVIHKNNAAHKKSKLAKRLAKIGA